A genomic region of Artemia franciscana unplaced genomic scaffold, ASM3288406v1 PGA_scaffold_138, whole genome shotgun sequence contains the following coding sequences:
- the LOC136041317 gene encoding C-type isolectin Sp-CL4-like, with translation MISMFIYLFAFLTFAWAESKIGVSQNGDYCLDEWSLVCSNENDCSCFRYLESFSRFDVAADICEALKGSLPSFHSEDKNKFIYVFQDDLRRGAWIGLRRKNSTFEWVDGSELDFTSWNDGSPSYGVNASDCVHFVGHEDEWFTVQFKWRDSPCSELRPILCEMPVLIPTTQQPSTITQTESITGEGTAEWTTSMWTTLSGLQ, from the exons ATGATTTCAATGTTTATTTACTTGTTTGCTTTTCTCACCTTTGCCTGGGCAG AGTCCAAAATTGGAGTTTCTCAAAATGGTGACTACTGTTTGGATGAATGGAGCTTAGTTTGCAGCAATGAAAATGACTGTAGCTGCTTCCGATATTTAGAAAGCTTTTCTCGTTTTGACGTTGCCGCGGATATATGTGAAGCACTAAAGGGAAGCCTCCCCTCATTCCACTCAGAAGACAAGAATAAGTTCATTTACGTGTTTCAAGATGACTTACGGCGAGGGGCATGGATTGGACTAAGGAGAAAAAACTCGACTTTTGAGTGGGTAGATGGAAGTGAGTTGGACTTCACAAGCTGGAACGATGGTTCACCTTCATATGGTGTCAATGCAAGTGATTGTGTTCATTTCGTTGGACATGAAGATGAATGGTTTACAGTGCAGTTCAAGTGGCGAGACAGTCCATGTTCTGAGTTACGACCGATATTATGTGAAATGCCTGTTTTAATACCAACAACACAACAACCATCAACAATCACACAAACAGAATCTATAACGGGAGAAGGGACTGCTGAGTGGACTACTTCGATGTGGACTACTTTGAGTGGACTACAATAA